The Oenanthe melanoleuca isolate GR-GAL-2019-014 chromosome 1, OMel1.0, whole genome shotgun sequence genome segment CTCAGAATACTGGAAGGCCATGGAAAAAGGGGAGAGAGGGCCTCCAAGGTGGTGAAAACTCTATCACTTGCCCCTGAGGAGATGCAAGGGCAActgggctggctcagcctggaggagggaTGCCTTCAGGGGAATCCAATGGACCCTCCAGTGCATAAGAGGGTCATCAAGGAGACAGACATTGTTCAGTGTGTTgtgaaatcctgcaggaaattaTTAGCCCTTGGAAAGAGTACCAAAGGGGATGCTGGCTACTCTGGCTCCTCTGACTCCTCAGGTATCTGGAACCAGTTAGAATGTCCCTCTGGAGGGAACAACCAAGCACAACTAAGTGGTGGGGATGGACCCTGGCAATGCAAATAAATAAGACATAATGATTACAAAGGAACTGGCTTGTTTCATCTCAGAGGCCAAAGCTGAAAAGTATCTAATTTTGCTCAGTTCTCATAAGTATTCATACTGGTattggctgggatagagttaattgTCTTCATAGCAGCTTTTATGGTGCTTTTTCACATCTGTGAccaaaacagtgttgataacacagggatATTTCAgctactgctgagcagggctcacaccATCTCAAGACCTGTTTCCACCCCACCTGTGAGgtggctgggggtgcacaaggagctgggaggtgacacagccaggacagctgatgCAACTGCCAAAGGGATATCCCTCATTTTATGCTGTCACTCTCTGCAATGAaagctggggaggagaaagggacacacacacactcctctttggagtgatggtgtttgtcttcccaagtcatAGTTAGGTGTGACAGAGCCTggctttcctggagatggctgaacacctgcctgctgaGGTAAAGCAGTGAGTGAATTCCTCGTTCTCCTTTGCTTTAcatattaaactgtctttatctcaacccacagCTTTGCTCACTTTTACCCTTTCAATTCTCTCCCCATTTTGCTGGGGAAAGTAAACAAGATGGATGAGGTTAAACTGAAGCAGCACTGTACCATAGGCAACTCATGCTGTGCTCTCACAGTCAGCAAAGGCTTCCTTCACCCCCAGCAGCCTTCAAGAATAACATCTATTTGGGCCTTGAAACTTAAATAAGGTTGATAAATAGGTGGTAATTTGCAGGTGATAACCTACCTTAGGTTCCTCAGTCTGTAGTAACTGTGGCTCCTCTGTAAGAAGCACAGAAGAGCTCTTGTTCACTGCTTACTGCAAACCTTTGCTCCCTGGAGCCATTCAAATGTCACCTGTGAAACAGGAGAAATTAATAATAGAGAAATGCAAAAGTCATCTCTGGCCTGAAACTCTTTCTGAATATCCCATTGCAAAACTCATAGCAGAAATTCAGGAGTGCAGACACAGGTGACAACAACAATtagaagcacagaaatatttctgtaagaaaaagaGGTGAAAGCTCAATTCTCACTTTCAGGCAGAGAAGAGACAAATCAAGAGTTTCATGACAAGGTATACAAAATACTGAGTGTGTTTAGAAGAGCAAATTGGGTACTTATCCATCCTCTTCTcataaaaagcagcaagaagggACACTCAATTACACTGAGAAGCCACGTGTTTcagctgcaaagggaaaacTGTTTTGCACTTAATCAACTCCTGAAACTAGTTGCCACAGCTTAGAGCATGTGGTTAAGAACagcttggaaaggcaggaatgtTCAGGAGTGCACACCTCTGTGCTGCCTCGACTCAAAAATCACTTCAGGCTGGCCTAGGACCTTAAAAGCCTGACTTACTGCGGATGGGCTCAGCAaggcactgctcagcagagcacacagcaagGGAGCTGGAAATGCACTTGTCCGTGGGGGAGCAAGTGCTGCCCAGCCTCATGACATGCTGCTCACCACAGAGACAGAGCACGAAGCACAAGAGGAAAACCTTGGGGTTTTACAGCTTCACTCCCTTCTCAGCTGCCACAGGGAAGAGCTCAGTTAGAAAATCTTCAGGTGATGGCAGCTGGGAGGctgcagaacagccagcattCAGAATGGCCTTGGCAAAgatacaaatgcaaaaaaatatgtACAGCTCACTGAGGATGAAAGGAGGTGATTGCACATGGTGAAGAATAATCAATTGCAGCTTTGCAGCAAAGGGGATGGGTAACTGTACACACTCAAATATCATAGTGTTGAGGAGAACACAAAATACAATGTGGAATGAATAAGAAAGCATAGAGACTTATATGGAAGGTGTTGCATTGCTCAGTATAGGTAAGGCTTCATGTACAGAGCAATACAGGAGAAGAGGGCAATAACCAGCAAACAGGAAAGGCAGAGGTCAAGGAAAGTTGGAACTTGGATGAAGTGAGGTTGATTTGCAAGAAGGAAAGTGTGAAGAGAGGAATgataaaatgcttcattttaaaCTAACCATTCCTGTCAGCATTCATCAATGCCTGTGTTTAATTATTTGCTGGGATTTTAGAGTCGAGCAGTGATCCCAGAATATCTACTGGTTGCTAATGTGGAGATCACTCTTTAGACTTACTTACCTGTTCCAGACAACTCCCACATTGCAATTGCCATCCCTCTACCTTTTTAAACAGGGTGGAAATATATCTTTGACTGGGCTGGACTGcacaaaaatgtctttattgCTCTGATAGATTTCTGTACTAGAAGGACAAGCTACCAAGTCTCCTTCAGTCATTTCTGGATCAACTTTTTCCAGtgtataaaacaaaaaatttgaCTGATCTTATAGCAGGTTATGATTCATCGCCTAAAATTTTGACATTTCTCTAGTGCAAAGAACATTGTACACCAAACACCATCTCCCTATTAGCATACAACCTGCTGAAAGATCAATATAAGAAGTCTGAATGACAACATAAGGCaaacttgaaagaaaagcattttggaTATATTTACTACAAAGCTTCTGCACCCAGGGATTACTACACAGCTATCTGGATAGTACCTGCTGGATTATGGCACTGAAATACAGGCTTCTGGAGTATAGCTGTCTAAACATCAACCAGAAAAATGCCTAAATATGGACTAGAACTTCCAgtagaaaatgcaaaaatgtagAATGTGCATGGACTGACCTAAGAGCACCCAGAGGCAATTGTGTGATCCATCTGAGCCTCATTCAACACAGCACCAAGGTTGTATTTCCTCTCATGACCCTGGTATGTACTGATGTGCCAAGCCACCTACCCTGCTAGGCAGTATGGCCTCTCCAGGAACTACACCAGAGACTCTGCTACATGAAAACACATCAAAAGTAGCCTTTCACTATCAGTAGTCTTATACAACATatcttccttcattttctcaGCTCTGTATAGTCTACATAGTTCCACAGACTATGTATAATCTCAGATTACAACCCAAATTCACTATTCTGTGGCTGTCAAAAGAGTGGCACTTGACCTCCAAGAGGACAACAAGGTGTTCAGGAATTGCAGTATTGGGACCCATTAGCAGAGGGCAACACAGCATAAAATTTGGGATGTTGAAAGCAGAGGCACTCTGGGTCCTACCCCTCCCCACCGTGCGCTGGGCTTGACCAGCTCGGGTAGTGAATGAGTTCAGACCCTGTACATCCCTTGTGCTCAACAAGACAAGACTCTCCGAGGCCATAACTTGGGATGTTTCCTCTCCTTACACAGAAAGTGAAGGTGACAGAAAATATCAAGCTTATAAACACACAAATCACAGTGCAGAGTGAACTACAAGCACTCTGCACAGCTGAGGTATCAGTCAACAGCATCCAGTCCTCCAGACAGGTAAAAGAAGAGTTTTCCCAGGCATCATTTCACCCCCATGCTTCCATCTGCCCACCACTTCATTGAATTGTGGAGAACCATGTACAGACATTAATGGGTGTTATTGAAGACATCTGTTTTCCTTGACACCCTGGCACCATGGCATAACTGAGTTAGGAAAGTAACACCAGATCAAGATAAATGTGTTTTGCAGCTTTGGTAACAAGAGAGatgccagaggagctgtgttttgaatgggtttttttgctttgatttgtaACTAAATCACATACCAGCCTCAGCTACAGGTGACTGAGCTCAGTTGAAACCTACAGCATGAGACACGAGAACTAGTCATGTGCAAAAGTACCATGCAATTAATGTCTTCTTTAAGTAAATTAGCACTTTGGTGATCAAGAGaacaagcaaaattatttctattgtATTTGTAGTGGCTCTCCTATATTGTAttacaatagaaaaaaaaataaaaatcacaaaaaaaaaaatcacaatttcaTTAGAATGACCTAGGGGTACACTTTCCATACTTACTAAGCACTTTATTGAACAGGGGCTTACCTGTGGGTATGAAGCTAAGCATCTCCACTACTAAGACGGCACCTATCTTCCCCCTTACTTACTTAGCCTTGATATTTGCTAGGATACTCTGTGCACTTCTGTTCAAAATCATTGTACCTATTAATCAACCTGGATACAGCTCCAACCTTCTAAGGAAGCCAAGTATTCATGATCCAGATATTTGTCTGAACTTGTTCCCAGTGCCTAAGTTTAGAACAAATAATGACATGAATGACCATAACAGACCAGTAATATTTGTTGAGAGTTTACCTTATAATCAAATAAGAGACTTtatccttggaaaaaaaaacttgttttatGATTACAGGCATGCATCATTAACAGTGTAATTTGTGCTATTCCAGTAAATGTTTAAGGACTCCTCAGCATATTTCACAAAACTGGGTGCCAAAACTAAGTTCTCAGTTTCTGTGTTGCCCTCTCAGAGGGGCaacaatgcaaagaaaaaaaacaaaccaaaaccacccacaacaaaacaactttTCTCATTGTTCTAGCCCCAGGTTTCTGAGGATCTGTAAGTGTTGTAAGGCACCACCGAACTGCCATAACTCTGTTTATTTCctcttcagcagcagaacatTTGATCTGTTGGTGGcacctgccagagctgctccaaagcTTAATGAACTGTATCAGCTTTTAACAAGTGTtgtggaagaaggaaaataaccAGAAAATATCAGTAGCTCTGTTGTGTAAGTAACAGGACAGCAGGTATAAACATAGAGCCAGAACAGCTAGAAAGCATCCTGACAGTCCCCTTGTTCTACAAGCTTTATAGAGCAAACAAAGGAGTTTCACCCAGATCTTCCTGTCAAAACAGGAAACACACTTTGCTTTATTCTATTGTGAAATACTACCTCACACAAATTTTACACTTGCTTCCTGCTGACATTTATGCTGCTCTTTCCTTCATGGTCTGTATCTATTCTCCCATTctattttttcagcattttcatctCCATTCTCACATTTCACAGTGTCTCACTCACCACTTCAAAACTATTTCTCTCAATTTTGCTTGACCCTTCTCTCCTCCTGTTGCCCCAGTACAGTATccagacacagagaaaaaaggcaGTGAATATGCTCTGAGGAAACACATCCTATAAGCACATAGCAGAAGAGGCTCCATTGAGAGGACCTGTTGATTGTTAATTACAGTCCAAATAAGTTAAATGCCCCTAAATATAGAagggcactttttttttttttttcctttaaaagggGCAAAAATGACTTCTTAAAATTTATGGATCCATAGAAGAAAATCAACAGACTTTGGAtgggagaaagaggaaatagaCCACTTCTCAAGTTCTTGTTAAGTTTGTACAAtggaaaaacactgaattttttcatctgtgttgaCAGACCACATGGTTCCACCAGTTTCTGCATGCTTGGCCCTGATAGAGACTTAATGAAATGATGGAGCAGTCTAAAGAGAAGTAGATGCTCACTACAGTTTTATGAGCAATAAGGCTTTAAAAGAAACAGGCTTACTAACCTCTAAAGCCGAGTTAAACAATTAGTCCAGTGCTCTGAGGCACTGAACTAACTGCACCATGAATCTGCTAGATGGAAGAAAAGTTCACAGGAAGAGCAGTGTGTGTCTtgactcctctccctgcttcACAACACTTACCTGCAACATGTTTTCAAAAGTAAGCATGGACCAGACTTTTAAGAAAGGTATTCAGGTACTATGCGAGGctattttttagattttattttctctgtactTCCATCCATGACAAAAGAGACAAGGATACCAGTGCTGCATTCTAGAAACTTTATTAttacatgctttaaaaaattcctttaaaatgagCAGACAAAATACTTGACAAAGGAGTAGACACATACAAATCAGTGGTACTGAGGCACATCATCCATGAGTGCAGAGACCAGACCAGAAAAGGCAAGTTTCACTGGCTACCACCATATTCTTGGGAAGAAGAAGCATCCCCACCAGTTTTCTTCACCAAAGTCTTcttgggaaggagctgagcaaGGATATTTGGCAGAACCCCACCTTCTGGAATGGTCACACCAGCAAGGAACTTGTTCAGCTCATCATCATTTCTCACAGCCAGCTGAATGTGCCTGGGTATGATCCTTGTCTTCTTGTTTTCACGTGCAGCGttgcctgccagctccaggacCTCTGCTACCAAGTactccagcactgcagccaggtAGATGGCAGCACCAGAGCCAATCCTGTCAGCGTACTTCCCTCTTCTGAGGTGTCTGGAGACACGACCCACAGGGAACTGCAGACCTGCCCTGGCTGACCTGCTCTTTGAGGTACTTCCAGAGGTGCCAGCCACTGCCTGTTTCTTCCCACGTCCAGACATTCTGACAGGCAAGgagacagagggatggaggcCTTCAAAATACTCAGGTGCTTGTGCTGCAGTTAATGGATGGCAAGAGGGAGAAACAGCAAGGTCAGTTCTGCTCTTCCACATCAAGGAGAAAGCTAATTCTTTTCTCGAGGAAAGAGCTCACCACACACCACAGTTCATCAACAGCACAGCCAAAATTTTAACAGCTAGTGCCCTTTTACAGCCTGCCTTTTAGGAGAAGGATCTCATTGCAAAACCTGTCAAGGGTTATTGAAGTCAGATATGAAGGGCTCAAATAAAGAGAGGCTGTACCCTGCCACTTGGAATATGTTTGAGACTGAGGCACAGTGGATCTTcttcaaaaagatttttttttaaacaccacAACTATTACCACAAAGCTGACTTGCAGCCTGTTTCTTCTTCCATGAAGAATCTACATTACAACTTCTACTATCAAGTTATAACTTTGCCCTATTTTAAATCTAAAAGCGGAAAAATTCTTGCAGCCCACACCTTGGTATACCCAAAGTACTCCAGGACACTTTTATACAGAGCTTTAAATTAATTCCCCAAGTGTTATACTCTGGCTGCTATGAAATACTACTGGAGGTCTTGTGCACCAGGAGAAGGATGAATTGGACAGCACAATGCAGACTGAAGAATAGAAACTACCATCTGCTTCCTCATGATGGAGGAAATTAGAAGACTCTTATGACAGGTGTAGCAAAACtactcatttaaaaatatttctggccTAAGTAAATAGGAGAGTTAGTTTACAGAATAGGTGTTAGCAACATACAAGAACACCCATCACCACATTAATATGCAAtgcttttacagaaatatttaacgACTTCAGAAAAGTCCAAAAAAGCCTTGAGAAGAAGgtgaaaaaacaataaaaatttaaaaaccccagCCCCTCATAAAAGCCAAGCTTACCACACCCTTATAAATCATTATCCCCTATTACCAGACAGTATTTTGCAAGATACCCACAGTACTGTCATACAGTCAACAGAGGCAGCAAGGTTAAAAAATAACATGAAGCCCATAGCCACAAATCTTCCCCAACacactataaaaaaaaaaaatcacatcacaTTACCTTCAAAAATTCTTACCTTTTTCCTAGTCTGCACCTTGATGCAAGCTACACTCAACCACAGGCAATCCACATAACACCACTGTCTCTTCCCTAGGCCCAGAACCTTTTTATTAGCAACTTGTTCTCCTCCTCAGCGGGTCACCTGGATAACTAATGAGTGATTTACACATGTGCTTCATCTTCCTTCACCTAATCCCTGATTTGGGGCAAAATGAGGAAACACATTGCAGCTGCTCAGAAGCAAATTGGCTGGGGTGAGGGGCAAGAAGGCAGGCTGTCTCCAAGGGCTGAGCCATGGCCCCGTTTCAGTCTCACTGTGACGCTGCCAGTTCTCACCCACTCTGGCTTGAGTATTTCTGTCTGTATGCTGTGTGTAAAAACAGTTCTCTTCTTCCTGCTGGAACTTGATTAAAAAAGTACATAAGGAAAATGGGCTTTATAAATATATCTTTAGTTGGGTGGGAGGAGAGACTGTGTTTTGCTTTAGATGTGTCCTGGGCAGAGTGATGCTTGATTCACATTGTGTCTGAGCCCCACCAAGTGATGTGATGGGGCTGCTCCTAAGATTTGGGCTTCTGCTCCACCTCTGGTAGCTCTGTCCCAGATGGGGCTCAGGGTTTACTGTGGTTCTGGTGCTGAGGGTGCTTGGCCAGTTCCTCCTAGTTCAGCTGGGCAAAACTCTCACCTCAGGCAAAGGAATATTTTTGAGCACCCTTTATAGAAATGAGTGCCCACTTCCTGCTCATGctctttctgcctttgttttgtGACATTCAAAGTAGTTTccaaccagcagcagcaagagctgtggATGTGAATGATATTTCAGGCACAGAATATGAGTATTTAAACCAGAGGGTATTCTTGGGAGCCCAGGCTCTAGCAAAATACCCAGACAACAAAACTGTCATGAACAGTTCAACCTGCATTGGTGGCACTCCCCTGCTTTTCCTACAAGGATGAGCATTTAGTCTAAGCTGAGTGAGGCTGAGTTTCTTGCCCCTCAGGGCATTGAACAACCACTATGGGGTTGTTCCCTCTGCGCGTCCAAATGCTCACCATGAATATTGATGACCTCTCAAAGCACAGTTGTCCTTTTCCTCTAATTCGAAGACAGAAAAGGTGGCTGTGCCTTTCCTTTGGTAACCTGACTTAGCAGAGGGAAAGTGGCCAGCCCACTTCAGAATAACTGCCTATTAATGGGATGCCCTTGATCCTAGAACATGTGGAAGGGGGTTTCTAAATTTTAATGTCAGGCCCttgccagagctgggacagtgcTTCCTCCATCTGCACAAACACACTCGTAAGGCCAGCTGGCAGCTTCTTTAGGGTTCTTTTTTGGGAACTGAGATCTGGGTGAGCATGCTGACCATGGGGCTAGAGCATgaaaggaggggaagggaggcaggagcaggtgtcTTCCCTCTGCTGTGTGTCTCTGAGAAGCAAGCTGAAAAGACGTGCTCAGTGTTTTGAAAAGGCAGGCCTAGGAGCCTTTTAATATGGAATGGGGTGTATCCCAAATGGATTTGGGTCACCATATTCAATGCACTTTTCCGTGTTTTCTGAGTGATACTTTAACAGGGACTCGAAACTGAAATAAAGGTACTATCAAGAGACAAATTTCTGGTAATATCGATTGGCTATGATCCAATCATACCAATACTACAAGTACAGCTAATTATGCTAGAAGAATAGATAATATAAGCTCGattgcttgttttattttattttttaacagatcAGGGAAAGAAAGTAAGAAGATAAACCAGTGGGGAAATAAAACAGGATATGAAatgcaaacagattttaaaaaggcCCAGTGAAGTGGAAGGAAAAGTTACAGGGAATCACGGAAAATGACTGCAAGGGACCACAGGGAGCCATTtgcccagcctccctgctcaaaCACGGTTATTCTACATCATGGCGGTGGGGCTCGGAGCTGCTTTATGGGAAGGTGTCCCcgctcagggcagggggattTACGATCTTTTGGTGCCTCTCAGCCCAGAGCGTTCCGCGATGCCTCCAGGCCGCCCGTGAGGCCCCGGCCGCCCCGGCTCCGTCCTTATTCGGTCGTGCGGGAAGCGGCGctgcgcccgccccgccgggagCGCCGCCTCCTCCGGCCGCGCAGCcgggcccggccctgcccggcctcAGCCAGCGCCgctgcccgggcccggcccggccccgccggcaCCATGCAGGTGAGCAGCCGCCGTGCCCCGCGTCCCCGGCCCGGCCGTGTGCGGGCGGTGCTGCGCTGGGGCCGAGCGCggccgggctcggggctcggggctcggggctcggggctcggggctcagggctggggccGCTCCCGCTGAggccccgctccagccgctcccgcccgcccggcccAGGGCCGGGATCGCGCCGCTCTCTCGGCGCGGGGCGGCTGCTACGCGGCCGTGCCTGGGCTTGTGGCtgtttgttgcctttttttgcAACTACGCTACTTATTTCACTATGTAGTGAGTGGGTGGGCGTTTCAGGCAGTGCGTCGGTGTGTTAGTAAATGATAGCAAATGCGGGGTCGAGGGAAAGTTGACCGCGGTCAgagacaggggaaaaaaaataaatctgccgTTGTGTTTGCTGAGCTACACggttctttttctttgttttctttttcttctccccctttgttccctccccctcccttcctttcccccATAGTCCATAAGTGCTGGGGTTTAGTCTGAGATGTGGTTATATGGCTGAACAGAGCTGGTGTGAGGTGCACTGATACAAGCTATGGCAAAGCAGTAGGTGCAGCAGGAATCTGTTCCGTTTGCAGAGTGGACCTAGGCCAAGATAGCAGGGAAGCACAATCAGCCTGTGAGTGCTTATCACCGAGATTTCTTgtgttttagaaaataaaatcgCCTGCTAATTAGGAAAATCTTATACTCCACTTTTCAACAATATGCAGGGATGTATCGGCCTTGTTTGGCATGATTATTGCAACTATTTTACAGTAAAATCTCAGAAATAGTCTGGCTGTAGATTTAGATCTGAATCCTTAGCGTTGGCCTTGGCTGACAGAGCAGACTTGCTTTCCTCTAAGCAGTTACATAGTCACTGTGACTTAAATCTAACAAGGAGACTTCCCATGTACTGAGAGCTAGGTCTGCAAGgtttgtgcctgtgtgtgtgtcttgtCACTGGTGGTTCCTGATGTAGTGACCATTGATCTGGTGGTCTGTCCTGCTCAGGGTCTGTAAGGAAGTCCTCTGGCTAGCATGCTTCCCTGTCACCCAGCTAATatcctctcctttccttgcaCTTTGTAAGACATGCAGCAGTGGTTACAATGCTTCAAAGTTTGGTACCTAACCAAGACTTCCTGTAtgtgctgtgagcaggctgGACTAAAATAAAGTCAATCTTCAGAGTATTGCAGGTCTGGAGCTGCAAAAACGCCTCGGCATCAGGAGTATTTGCACTGTGACTTTCTGGCACCATCTATCCAATTGCCAGTTTAGCAATTGTGTTAAGTTCTGGAAGTGGTAATGTTCACCATGAAGAAATATCATCCATTCGTTGTTCTGTTCTAGGATCCAAATAAAGACACGGAGTGGAATGACATTCTGCGCAAGAAAGGTATCCTTCCTCCCAAGGAAAACCTGGAGGAACAGGAACGGGCAAAGGAAGAGGAGCAGTTTGCCATCCTTCAGAAATCTCTGGGTGAGTGACTAGCCaactcaggctgcagcagaacaaGCCTTGGAGTGGCTCCTGGGAGAAGCTTTTTCAAAGAAATGGCTAGCAGCAATGTTTATATGCCTATAAAGCAATGTGTCATTTTCTGGGTCTGTAAGGATACCAAAGCTTCATCTGTGCAGGGTGATCAGCTGTTAAAGGTATCAAACAAATACCTTCCTGAACACATGGGTTCTTCCAGCACAGAAAAGCTTTGTTGTTCTTCTTGTCAGTTCTGCAAGATCAGTGCAGAGGGAGTCTGTCAGGTGAATGTgcatgtctgtgctgcagctgctaaACCTGAAAGCTCATGCAGGTAGTTGTGTGCTTGTCTAGGCAGCCTTCACCTCAGAGACCTTTGCCATCTATATATCTAATGCACATAACACTTCCTAAAAATCCATTAGGAATAATAATGACAAGTTGAGAAAGctgggctgttcagcctggagaagagaaggtttgAGGGAGAGCTGTAGCACCTTCCTGTGCCAAAGGGACTGACAaaagagctggggagggactcTGTAGAATCATCTAATAGAACcatagaatatcctgaattGAAAGGCACCCACAAGGATCAGTGAAGTTCCAACTCCTAAAGGCAATTCCAACTTTATGAGACCATATAGTGATAgataggacaagggagaatggttTTAAGGTGAAAGACAGTAGGCTTAGGTTGGATATTAAGAGGaagttctttgctgtgaggaTTGTgaagcactggagcaggttgcccagagaggctgtggatgtcccattgctggaagtgttcaaggccaggtttcATGGGCTTTGAGCAACATtgtctagtggaaagtgttcctgcccttggcaggaaGGGTtagaactggatgatctttaaggtccctttcaacccaagccattctattATTCTAAGATAATATCTTTAAAAATCCACCCCATACTTCCTATTCATCTGTCTTTAGAGTAAATAAGTTCTGTTGGACTGAGGAAAGTTGATGAGTTTTAATCCTGGAATGAGGTTTTTTGCTGATttgatgtttcttccattctaGTGAAAACTTATGAGGACATGACTCTGGAAGAGTTAGAAGAGAATGAAGATGAATTTAATGAGGAAG includes the following:
- the LOC130254047 gene encoding histone H2A, sperm-like; this encodes MSGRGKKQAVAGTSGSTSKSRSARAGLQFPVGRVSRHLRRGKYADRIGSGAAIYLAAVLEYLVAEVLELAGNAARENKKTRIIPRHIQLAVRNDDELNKFLAGVTIPEGGVLPNILAQLLPKKTLVKKTGGDASSSQEYGGSQ